GATTCATTCTGGACTTCTTTAAGGCCAATGTCTCTGTGTTCTGTTTTAAGCTGAGAATATCTGTCTGATCAATAAGAAGTGTCTCTCCACTCAGATAACAGTGTCCCTACTCCTCTCCTCCTCGTGGGCATCTGGAACATCGTCTCACATCTGTCAGGCTGATGAGATGGATCTTCTGGTACAGGGGAAAGGAATTCGGTAGCAGGGTTGAGTCACGGTACTAAGGGCCTTTGTTAACATTTCTGGGCAGACAGACTGAAAGGCTGAATCTGAAAATTTCCTTGAGTGGACATCCAAAAAGATGCCAGCTCAAGGCTGGGTGGAGCTtttgttggggtggggggggagggatcTAAAGCAGTGACGTTCAGCTCATTGGTGTTTAGATCCCAGGGAAAGATGTGCTGGACTCTAGTTACTCCAAGATGGCCTGAAAAGAACTAGATAGGCCAGGAAGATCCTGAAAACCCAGCCTCCAACACAGAGGGGTGAAATTGCCCCATTGGCCTGCTTCACAATCATAAGAGGTAGACACAACCCAGGTATCTGTCAACAGAGGAACACATACACCAGGTGTGACCTGTGCTTACAATGGAGTGTTAGACTTCAAAGgccagagagtttttttttttttttttttaagattttatttatttgagaggtaaagttacagacagagggagagactgaaagagagtcttccatctgctggtttacttcccagatggccgcaatggccagagctgagctgatccaaagccaggagccagaagcttcatccgggtctctcgtgtgggtgcagggtcccaagcatttgggccatcttccactgttttcccaggcacattagcagggagctggattagaaatggagtaggggcctgcgccgtggcgcaataggttaatcctctgcctgtggtgccagcatcccatatgggctctggttctagtcctggctgctcctcttccaatccagctctctgctgtggcctgggaaaagcagtagaagatggcccaagtgtttgggcccctgcacccgcatgggagacgtggaagaagcacctggctcctggcttcagatcagtgtagctctggctgtggtggccatttggggagtgaaccaacggaaggaagacctttctctctgtctctccctctcactatctgtaactctatctctcaaataaataaataataaaaaaagaagtggagcagctggaagttgaaccagcacccatatgggatgctggcaccaaaggccAGGCTTAAcatattatgccacagcactgacctctaaaagcaaaatattttgacATATGCTGTTTCATGGGTGAACTATGAacacagtgaaataagccagtgacaACAaggcaaatactgtatgattccatacCTAGGGTGCAGTAGGGAGGAGAACGGGGAAGTTACTGTTTAATGGGTACAGGGTTTGAGTCTGAGATGATAAAAAGATTGTGGAGCTAGATGGTGGGGGATGGGCACTAACGACGTGGTGTACTTAAAGCCACTGAGCTGTATACTCAAAGATGGCTAAGATATGCATGACGTGGAACTGTCTGGGAAGAAGTGGGAGAAGAGATGGTGGATGGGCTTGGTGAGACATGTTAGCTTAGAAATGAAGGTGACTGGGCCAGGAAAACCAGTTCTTCAAATGACcacagataagaaaaaaaaaaaaaagttatagagaATGTAGTAGACACCACCCTCCAAGTAGCATCCGTGTTGCTCAGAGACACCCAGTGGGCTGGCCTGTTTTATTGCATTCATTTCTTATGCCCATCTGGTATGTGGAATGAAGCAATAAACAGGGAATCAGGTCAAGAATTATGGGATtatgggataggcatttggcctggtggtcaaGCTGCTGTTTGAATGCGtgcatcccatgttggggtgCTTGGGTTGGAATCCTAGTGCTGCTTCCAGtaaagtccagcttcctgctaacgtgtaccacggtaggcagcaagtgatgatggcccaagtagttgggtccctgccatccacatgggagatctagattgtgTTCTTGATTCTCCAGTATTCTGGACATCTGGGGGTGAAACAGTGAAAGGGAGACCTCTGGtcctttgcctctcaaatcaacAAAAGGTTTGGACAGAGAAGGTAGAGGCCAGATTGAAATCCCTCTAGCTTGTCCCCCTTTCCCCATGACAGGTCCATGAGCTGGGTGATGTGAAGGCAGCCGCGGGCCCGCCCTCACCCTTGTCACCTTGTCTCCAGCAGCCGAGCCCTGTCTGCGCCATGGCGTCCGCCGAGCCCCTGACGGCGCTGTCCCGCTGGTATCTGTACGCCATCCACGGCTACTTCTGCGAGGTGATGTTCACGGCGGCCTGGGAGTTCGTGGTGAACTTTAACTGGAAGTTCCCGGGGGTCACGAGCGTGTGGGCGCTCTTCATCTACGGCACGTCCATCCTCATCGTGGAGCGCATGTACCTGCACCTGCGCGGCCGCTGCCCGCTGCTGCTGCGCTGCCTCATCTACACGCTCTGGACCTACCTGTGGGAGTTCACGACCGGCTTCATCCTGCGCCAGTTCAACGCCTGCCCCTGGGACTACTCCCAGTTCGACTTTGACTTCATGGGCCTCATCACCCTGGAGTACGCGGTGCCCTGGTTCTGCGGCGCACTTATCATGGAGCAGCTCATCATCCGCAACACCCTGCGCCTGCGCTTCGACCGGGACGCCGAGCCCGGCCAGCCCGGcagtgccctggccctggccaatGGCCACGTCAAGACTGACTGAGTGGGGGGGCTGGCGGCGGGGC
The DNA window shown above is from Lepus europaeus isolate LE1 chromosome 22, mLepTim1.pri, whole genome shotgun sequence and carries:
- the TMEM229B gene encoding transmembrane protein 229B, with the translated sequence MASAEPLTALSRWYLYAIHGYFCEVMFTAAWEFVVNFNWKFPGVTSVWALFIYGTSILIVERMYLHLRGRCPLLLRCLIYTLWTYLWEFTTGFILRQFNACPWDYSQFDFDFMGLITLEYAVPWFCGALIMEQLIIRNTLRLRFDRDAEPGQPGSALALANGHVKTD